From Ipomoea triloba cultivar NCNSP0323 chromosome 5, ASM357664v1, the proteins below share one genomic window:
- the LOC116019011 gene encoding uncharacterized protein LOC116019011, protein MGEIEESRATNTAGESAPLLSNPDPRVGTKVPEVEIHLYRQGKGPIEVVKCSLGGWEQDQLEVRDILDKYGFKSIYAFNPDSGRGVPIRFNPRNGRSILTYADGSVIHVDGEPKDSLIQPITRILVGVAAITILIVVVMKETPEWAKKLNFSGGRIPPWILACVVIVFTRMRKRTKDFLEKRR, encoded by the exons ATGGGAGAAATCGAAGAGAGCCGTGCGACCAACACCGCCGGCGAGTCTGCTCCGCTTTTATCGAACCCGGATCCGAGAGTGGGCACCAAGGTTCCGGAGGTGGAAATTCACCTGTACCGGCAAGGGAAGGGCCCGATCGAGGTGGTCAAGTGTAGCCTCGGTGGTTGGGAACAGGATCAGCTGGAGGTTCGCGATATCCTCGACAAGTATGGCTTCAAATCCATCTACGCCTTCAACCCTGATTCGGGTCGGGGCGTGCCCATCCGCTTCAACCCTCGCAACGGCCGATCCATCCTCACCTACGCTGATGGATCGGTTATTCATGTCGATGGAGAGCCTAAG GATTCGTTAATCCAACCGATTACCAGAATATTGGTTGGGGTTGCTGCCATTACCATATTGATTGTAGTGGTGATGAAAGAGACTCCTGAATGGGCCAAAAAGTTGAACTTTTCTGGTGGACGCATCCCTCCATGGATCCTTGCTTGCGTTGTCATTGTGTTCACACGAATGAGGAAGAGAACCAAGGATTTCTTGGAAAAACGTCGCTAG